Proteins found in one Sporosarcina jeotgali genomic segment:
- a CDS encoding NAD(P)/FAD-dependent oxidoreductase has product MDREIVDITIIGGGPTGLFASFYAGMREMSVKIIDSLPQLGGQLIELYPDKYIYDVGGFPKILAKDLVANLVTQAHHSNPEILLGEAALSATRDGDHFVLKTDKGEHLTRTILLTAGIGAFQPRKIGIEEEIHFENTSLHYGIKDLAMFKDHNVLVCGGGDSAVDWALMLEDIAKSVTLVHRRERFTAHETSVNQLMESKVNVMTSRSIKSLRGEDGNVHEVQIVHKDGTEEVMPMDHVIVNYGNISSLGPIKEWGLEMEKNSIVVNTRMETNIDGIYAAGDVTNYDGKVKLIAVGLGEAPIAVNNAKAYLDPKARVQPLHSTSVFS; this is encoded by the coding sequence ATGGATCGAGAAATCGTCGATATTACGATCATTGGCGGAGGGCCAACAGGTCTGTTTGCTTCTTTCTATGCAGGGATGCGAGAAATGTCAGTAAAAATCATCGATAGCCTGCCGCAATTAGGAGGACAGTTAATAGAATTGTATCCTGATAAATATATATATGACGTCGGAGGATTCCCAAAAATCCTTGCAAAAGATCTTGTTGCTAACCTAGTAACACAAGCGCATCACTCAAACCCTGAGATTCTGCTGGGCGAAGCTGCACTTTCTGCGACTCGCGATGGAGACCATTTTGTTTTAAAGACAGACAAAGGGGAGCATTTAACAAGAACTATTTTGTTAACAGCAGGAATCGGGGCATTCCAGCCGCGTAAAATTGGTATTGAAGAAGAAATCCATTTTGAAAATACGAGCTTACATTATGGCATTAAAGATTTAGCGATGTTTAAAGACCATAACGTACTTGTCTGCGGCGGCGGGGATTCAGCAGTTGACTGGGCATTAATGCTGGAAGATATTGCGAAAAGCGTTACACTCGTACATCGTCGTGAGCGGTTCACAGCACACGAAACTAGCGTTAACCAACTGATGGAATCGAAAGTAAATGTCATGACTTCACGCTCAATTAAATCCTTGCGTGGAGAAGACGGTAACGTGCATGAAGTACAAATTGTGCACAAAGACGGTACAGAAGAAGTTATGCCAATGGACCATGTCATCGTCAACTACGGAAATATCTCATCATTGGGACCTATTAAAGAGTGGGGTCTGGAGATGGAGAAGAACTCTATTGTTGTAAATACTCGCATGGAAACCAATATTGATGGAATTTACGCAGCAGGGGATGTCACGAATTACGACGGCAAAGTGAAATTGATTGCGGTTGGACTTGGTGAAGCGCCGATTGCTGTAAATAATGCGAAAGCGTATCTCGATCCGAAAGCTCGGGTACAGCCATTGCATAGTACAAGCGTATTTTCATAA
- a CDS encoding DUF6509 family protein, giving the protein MNITQSTVTELRDPTGILTGKRYEVYLYLEFEEDDELVEEDAAGIRTIYVVDGEADKVTATYFFKKGTEQALDFELEDEEIEEVLAFCRENVEKVEETSNNN; this is encoded by the coding sequence ATGAATATTACACAGTCTACAGTTACAGAGTTGAGAGATCCGACAGGCATCCTTACAGGGAAACGCTATGAGGTGTACCTATACTTGGAGTTCGAAGAAGATGATGAATTAGTAGAAGAAGATGCCGCTGGAATCCGTACGATTTACGTTGTTGATGGGGAAGCAGATAAAGTTACAGCAACGTACTTCTTTAAAAAAGGAACAGAGCAAGCATTGGATTTTGAATTGGAAGATGAAGAGATCGAAGAAGTTCTCGCGTTTTGCAGAGAGAACGTAGAAAAAGTAGAAGAAACGTCAAATAACAACTAA
- a CDS encoding M3 family oligoendopeptidase, with protein MITFDEYQYARPEMDDIKKEFTELLNEFNDADSFETQNAVIEKINAIGNDYSTQSNLAYIRSSIDTNDEYYQQERDYFDEVSPEFQGLSTEFYKALIASKFRKELEEQWGSQLFALADHAIRAFSPEVMPLLQQENKLTSEYAKLVASAQIEFDGKELTLAQLGPYMESTDRTVRKDAMNAQYSFYEKNSEKFDDIYDRLVKLRDEIAKKLGFATFTELGYVRMSRVGYDADMVKNFRDQVRDYIVPVANKLYDRQAARIGVDSLKFYDQSLDYLTGNAVPQGSPEWIIEQGKEMYKELSHETDEFFTYMTEKNLLDLVAKKGKEAGGYCTFIDNYDSPFIFSNFNGTSGDIDVLTHEAGHAFQVYSSRNIGIPEYVWPTSEGAEVHSMSMEFFTWPWMELFFNEQTDKYKFSHLSSGLLFLPYGVAVDEFQHEVYNNPQMTPAERKAAWKRIEGIYLPKRDYDGNEYLESGGIWQRQAHIYEIPFYYIDYTLAQICAFQFWKKDREDHDSAWNDYVHLCKLGGSKSFTELVKEANLVSPFEDGCVESVVGTIEEWLDSVDDKAL; from the coding sequence ATGATTACGTTTGACGAATACCAGTACGCCCGCCCTGAAATGGACGATATTAAAAAAGAATTCACTGAACTTTTGAATGAGTTCAACGACGCCGATTCATTTGAAACCCAAAATGCAGTTATTGAAAAAATCAATGCCATCGGAAATGATTATTCAACACAATCGAATCTCGCTTATATCCGCTCTTCCATTGATACGAATGATGAATACTATCAGCAAGAGAGAGATTACTTTGATGAAGTCAGTCCAGAATTCCAAGGGCTTTCTACTGAATTTTACAAAGCACTCATTGCCTCTAAATTCCGGAAAGAATTAGAAGAACAATGGGGATCACAATTATTCGCTCTTGCTGATCATGCAATTCGCGCATTTTCACCTGAAGTGATGCCGCTCCTTCAGCAAGAAAATAAGTTAACTTCTGAATATGCAAAACTTGTAGCTTCTGCTCAAATCGAATTTGACGGGAAAGAGTTGACGCTTGCTCAACTAGGACCTTATATGGAGTCCACGGATCGAACTGTACGAAAAGACGCTATGAACGCCCAGTATTCGTTCTATGAAAAAAACTCAGAGAAATTTGATGATATTTATGACCGTCTCGTTAAACTTCGTGATGAGATCGCTAAAAAATTAGGATTTGCTACTTTCACCGAACTGGGATATGTAAGAATGTCGCGTGTTGGATACGATGCTGATATGGTTAAAAACTTCCGCGATCAGGTCCGTGACTATATCGTACCGGTTGCAAATAAGTTATACGATCGGCAGGCAGCCCGTATCGGTGTCGACAGTTTGAAGTTTTACGATCAGTCACTTGACTATCTAACCGGCAATGCAGTTCCGCAAGGGTCTCCGGAATGGATCATAGAGCAGGGCAAGGAAATGTATAAAGAATTGTCTCATGAAACGGATGAATTCTTTACGTATATGACGGAAAAGAATTTACTGGATCTCGTTGCGAAAAAAGGCAAAGAAGCTGGCGGCTATTGTACGTTCATCGATAATTACGATTCTCCTTTTATCTTCTCAAACTTTAATGGAACGTCTGGCGATATCGATGTACTGACTCACGAAGCTGGCCATGCCTTCCAAGTCTATTCCAGCCGCAACATTGGAATACCTGAGTATGTGTGGCCAACAAGTGAAGGTGCAGAAGTGCACTCGATGAGTATGGAGTTCTTCACATGGCCATGGATGGAGCTGTTCTTCAATGAGCAGACCGATAAGTATAAGTTCTCGCATCTTAGCAGCGGTCTCTTATTCTTACCTTATGGTGTAGCTGTCGATGAGTTCCAGCATGAAGTGTACAATAATCCGCAGATGACTCCAGCTGAACGTAAAGCAGCTTGGAAGCGGATAGAAGGAATTTATTTACCGAAGCGTGATTATGATGGAAATGAGTATTTAGAAAGCGGCGGCATTTGGCAACGGCAGGCTCACATTTATGAAATTCCGTTTTACTACATCGACTATACGCTGGCACAAATATGCGCATTCCAATTCTGGAAGAAAGACCGAGAAGATCATGATTCTGCATGGAACGATTACGTACATTTATGTAAACTGGGCGGCTCTAAGTCATTCACTGAATTGGTTAAAGAAGCAAACCTAGTCTCTCCTTTTGAAGATGGCTGTGTTGAATCAGTCGTCGGTACTATTGAAGAGTGGTTAGATTCTGTAGATGATAAAGCCCTATAA
- a CDS encoding zinc-binding dehydrogenase, with translation MKAIIHGDQGLRLGEMPEPAAKSGEVVVAIKTAGLNRRDLYIPERRGHKGHDLVLGSDGAGVIESIGEGVTKWSVGDEVLVNPSLNWFEKSDGSPDGFGPLGMPDDGTFAEKIVLSEEQLEKRPGYLTWEESATIALAGLTGYRALVTRGNVKKGDTVFVPGAGSGVVTFIIQFAEAIGARVIVTSRSAEKREHALKLGADRAIDTNADWNEELKDETIDLVIESVGKATFNRSLECLKKGGRLVVFGATTEDVIDLDLRELFNKQQEIIGSMMGSRDELREMLAFAEKHNIRPVIDQTIPLDDAIKGFNMLEDSTQFGKIVFTI, from the coding sequence GTGAAAGCAATTATTCATGGTGATCAAGGACTAAGATTAGGAGAAATGCCGGAACCGGCTGCAAAAAGCGGAGAAGTGGTAGTCGCTATTAAAACGGCTGGACTGAACCGAAGAGACTTGTACATACCAGAAAGAAGAGGACACAAAGGACATGATTTGGTGCTCGGTTCAGATGGTGCGGGAGTCATCGAATCCATTGGGGAAGGCGTAACCAAATGGTCTGTTGGAGACGAAGTGCTGGTCAATCCTTCTCTGAATTGGTTTGAAAAGAGTGACGGATCACCAGACGGATTTGGACCGCTTGGGATGCCTGATGACGGGACATTCGCTGAAAAGATCGTCCTTTCTGAAGAGCAGCTGGAAAAGCGTCCTGGGTACTTGACGTGGGAGGAATCTGCAACTATCGCATTGGCTGGACTAACAGGTTACCGGGCACTCGTAACACGCGGCAATGTGAAAAAAGGGGACACGGTATTCGTCCCAGGAGCGGGAAGCGGCGTCGTCACATTCATTATCCAATTTGCCGAAGCTATCGGTGCACGTGTCATTGTCACTTCAAGAAGTGCAGAAAAAAGGGAACATGCGTTGAAATTAGGTGCAGACCGTGCGATTGATACGAACGCGGACTGGAACGAAGAGTTAAAAGATGAAACCATTGACCTTGTTATTGAGAGCGTCGGGAAAGCAACCTTTAATCGTTCTCTTGAGTGTTTGAAAAAAGGGGGCCGGTTAGTAGTGTTCGGTGCGACGACTGAAGATGTCATCGATTTAGATTTACGTGAACTATTCAATAAGCAGCAGGAAATTATCGGCTCAATGATGGGGAGCCGAGATGAGTTAAGAGAAATGCTGGCTTTTGCAGAAAAGCACAACATCCGTCCGGTCATCGATCAGACGATACCGCTGGATGATGCTATAAAAGGATTCAATATGCTTGAAGACAGTACGCAGTTCGGTAAAATCGTATTTACTATATAA